Proteins co-encoded in one Prevotella sp. E13-27 genomic window:
- a CDS encoding family 78 glycoside hydrolase catalytic domain: protein MFVVIGSKAQLVEALSDDAWNDAEWISVVDAPVVTGRVNDHTRAADGANWFVSTVVNDLKVKKALWMTTSLGVNELYVNGKRIGSEVLRPGFSHHSRTKYSFTYDVTKQFQTKKGSVNTLAAQVTPGWWADKIITPSGHNGMYGQKCAFRGVLELTFTDGTTRRYGTDTKNWKAGIAGPVKHAAIFDGEEYDARIPSPVFESSLLSTPEVSKEFTGEIVPTCGAEIYHLQELALSPKRAYVYSKVEAENEEAHGKIVIDREYANGQEMIVRPGEHLVIDFGQNCAAVPSFRFKAEAGTRLTCLPSELLNDGNGAKSRGMDGPEGSVHRRNLRLHEKSIRLDYTFAGFALNDKGEMIIDKCEEYIPRCTFFGYRFLDITATDEVVIEQIQSIPVSSITSSMETGMLTTGNEDINQLISNTLWGMRSNYLSVPTDCPQRNERLGWTADTQVFCETGTFFANTDSFFRKWLRDLRDSQSEVGGFPGVAPPGQYGTSSHEYMRVGWADAGIIVPWTVWKQFGDVSVVEECWEAMTRYMKHVSETKYDHAVLVSENGNYQWADWLSYEPMESCGGRVRENGVPLPDVLVYWNYLGASYWAIDAVMMADMARATGKDANYYEKMTEEAKHYLREQFFNEDGTFKCAILNTMQTPALFALRNKLFSGSAKEQMIQRLRENFREHGDCLQTGFLGTSILMPTLTENGMADVAYTLLFQRKNPSWLYSVDNGATTIWERWNSYMKEKGMGPKGMNSFNHYAYGCVCQWLWETCAGIVADPAQPGFKHIIMRPVPDRRLGHLDASYKSSEGLIKSSWHYEGDTWIWEVTIPEGSTATVYMPDGEVKSMGSGTHIVSVNCKKMQ from the coding sequence ATGTTTGTTGTCATAGGCAGCAAGGCGCAGCTCGTAGAGGCATTGTCTGATGATGCATGGAACGATGCAGAGTGGATTAGTGTAGTTGATGCTCCTGTGGTTACAGGACGTGTCAACGACCATACACGTGCTGCCGATGGAGCCAATTGGTTCGTTTCGACAGTTGTGAACGACCTAAAAGTAAAAAAAGCCTTGTGGATGACCACGAGTCTGGGCGTGAACGAACTGTACGTTAACGGAAAACGCATAGGAAGTGAAGTGTTGCGTCCCGGTTTTTCGCATCATAGTCGTACGAAATATTCGTTTACCTATGATGTCACCAAACAATTCCAGACGAAGAAAGGCAGCGTGAATACCCTGGCTGCACAGGTAACGCCTGGGTGGTGGGCAGATAAGATTATCACACCCAGTGGCCACAACGGTATGTATGGTCAGAAGTGCGCCTTCCGTGGTGTTCTCGAACTGACTTTCACCGACGGCACTACACGTCGGTATGGTACAGATACGAAAAACTGGAAAGCAGGCATTGCCGGTCCTGTAAAGCACGCAGCCATTTTCGACGGTGAGGAGTACGATGCTCGCATCCCTTCTCCAGTTTTCGAGTCTTCCCTGCTTTCTACTCCCGAGGTTAGTAAGGAGTTCACTGGTGAGATAGTACCTACATGTGGAGCTGAGATATACCACCTTCAGGAACTGGCTCTAAGTCCCAAGCGTGCATACGTCTATTCTAAGGTGGAGGCCGAAAACGAAGAAGCCCACGGAAAAATTGTTATAGATCGCGAGTATGCCAACGGTCAAGAAATGATTGTCCGCCCGGGAGAACATCTCGTCATAGACTTCGGACAGAACTGTGCTGCCGTACCGTCTTTCCGTTTCAAGGCTGAAGCTGGTACACGTCTCACATGTCTGCCTTCAGAACTGCTGAACGATGGCAACGGCGCTAAGAGCCGTGGAATGGATGGGCCAGAAGGGAGCGTCCACCGTCGCAACCTCCGCCTTCACGAAAAGAGCATTCGTCTCGACTATACCTTTGCGGGCTTCGCCCTAAATGATAAGGGAGAAATGATAATTGACAAATGCGAGGAGTACATACCGCGTTGCACCTTCTTCGGTTATCGCTTCCTAGATATCACCGCCACCGACGAAGTCGTGATTGAACAGATACAGTCCATACCCGTCAGTTCCATCACATCCAGCATGGAAACAGGAATGCTGACTACGGGCAACGAAGACATCAATCAGCTCATCTCCAATACCCTCTGGGGCATGCGCTCCAACTACCTGAGTGTACCTACCGACTGTCCGCAGCGCAACGAACGTCTGGGATGGACTGCTGACACTCAGGTGTTCTGCGAGACGGGTACATTCTTTGCCAATACCGACAGCTTCTTCCGCAAGTGGTTGCGCGACCTGCGAGACTCGCAGAGTGAAGTGGGTGGTTTCCCTGGTGTGGCTCCTCCAGGACAATATGGTACCAGCTCGCATGAGTATATGCGCGTAGGATGGGCAGATGCCGGCATCATAGTGCCTTGGACAGTATGGAAGCAGTTTGGTGATGTCTCCGTCGTTGAAGAATGCTGGGAGGCGATGACTCGATATATGAAACACGTTAGCGAGACGAAATACGACCACGCTGTCCTTGTCAGCGAGAACGGCAACTACCAATGGGCAGACTGGCTGAGCTACGAGCCTATGGAGAGCTGTGGCGGACGGGTACGTGAGAACGGAGTGCCGCTGCCCGATGTTCTCGTGTACTGGAACTACTTAGGTGCCTCCTACTGGGCCATCGATGCTGTCATGATGGCAGATATGGCGCGGGCAACAGGCAAAGATGCCAACTATTATGAAAAGATGACTGAAGAGGCAAAACACTACCTGCGTGAACAGTTCTTCAATGAAGACGGTACCTTCAAATGTGCCATCCTGAACACCATGCAGACACCGGCTCTCTTCGCCCTGCGCAATAAGCTGTTCTCTGGTTCTGCTAAAGAACAGATGATTCAGCGTCTGCGCGAGAATTTCCGTGAGCATGGCGACTGCCTGCAGACAGGATTCCTCGGCACTTCCATCCTCATGCCCACACTTACTGAAAATGGCATGGCAGATGTCGCATACACACTCCTCTTCCAGCGCAAGAACCCCAGCTGGCTATATTCTGTAGATAATGGTGCCACTACTATTTGGGAACGCTGGAATAGCTATATGAAGGAGAAAGGTATGGGACCTAAAGGCATGAATAGCTTCAATCACTATGCCTACGGTTGCGTATGCCAGTGGCTTTGGGAAACTTGTGCTGGCATTGTTGCCGACCCTGCTCAGCCAGGTTTCAAACATATCATCATGCGTCCTGTACCCGACCGTCGTCTGGGGCATCTCGATGCATCATATAAGTCTTCCGAAGGACTCATCAAGAGCAGCTGGCACTACGAGGGCGACACGTGGATATGGGAAGTCACTATCCCTGAAGGTTCCACTGCCACCGTCTATATGCCCGATGGGGAAGTGAAGTCAATGGGCTCAGGAACTCATATTGTTTCCGTCAATTGTAAGAAGATGCAATAA